Below is a genomic region from Candidatus Schneideria nysicola.
ATACATCGGGAAAAATTAATGCGGAAAGATTCGGGATACCAACGTCCATCCTCTTTTTCCGATTTTTGCAAAGAGATACAACCTACTGGACAAACAACAGCACATAAACCACAGGCAACACAACGCTCATTCCCATCTGGATCTCGGGTTAATATAATTCTTCCGCGATAGCGAGGGCTAAGATTCACGGATTCCTCTGGATATAACAATGTTTCTCTTTTGCTAAAAGCTTGTTTGCCAATTATCCACATACTACGTAATATTGTAGCAGAGGCAATCAATAATTTTCTTAATATCCTCACCACTTATAAATCCTTATAATAATATTACGATTGCAGTTATCATCAAATTAAGTAGTGTTAAAGGTAAGCAAATTTTCCATCCAAATTCCATGACATGATCATAACGAGGACGAGGAAGAGAGGCTCGTATCAAAATAAAGAGTATTACGAATAAGGCAATTTTTATTATAAACCAAAATATAGGTGGGAGCCATGGACCTTGCCAACCTCCTAAAAAAAGCGTGACTATCAAAGCAGATAGGGTGATTATTCCAATATATTCCCCAATAAAAAATAACCCAAATTTCATTCCAGAGTATTCAATATGATAACCATCCGCTAACTCTTGTTCAGACTCTGGTTGATCAAAAGGATGACGATGGCATACAGCAATACCGGCTAAAAAGAACGTGATAAATCCCAAAAATTGAGGAATAATATTCCAAATATCCTTTTGAGCAATAATAATATCTCTTAAAGAAAATGATCCTGATTGCGCTACCACGCCCATTATGGATAAACCTATAAAAACTTCATAACTTAGTGTTTGAGCTGCAGCACGCATAGCACCGAGTAATGCATATTTATTATTACTTGACCATCCAGCCAATAATACTGAGTATACAGAAAGTCCTGCCATCATCAAGAAAAATAATACACCAATATGTAGATCAATAATTATCCAATGAGGGGTAATGGGTATAGTGGCAAATATAATTAAAAAAGATAAAAAAGAAATAGTCGGTGATATAATAAATATTACACGTTCAGAAAATGGAGGAATCCAATCTTCTTTAAAGAAAATCTTGATCATATCCGCTATCGGTTGCATTAAACCTTGCCATCCTACGCGATTCGGTCCGTAACGATTTTGAAATAGACCAAGTAAGCGCCTCTCTATAAAACTCATATATGCTCCACATATAAGTAATATAAAAAGAGTCACAATAGATTTACTTATGGTATTCATTGAATAGCTACCACATTCTTAATTGGTTTGTAACAGATATCTTTAATATAAAGATATCTTCCTGATAGGATAGGAGAGAGACCCGGGAACCCAAGGGGTAATCCAACTTGTCCGGTGCTTAAATTTGTACTAATACGAACTGGTAATGTATGAATTTCTTTTCCTCCCCAATGAAAAGTCATCCATGTTTCATTACTGGGATCAGTTTTACATCCCAATTTCATTACATCAATTTCATTCATTATTAAGTACGGTTTTGGCATAATATTTTTAATGACTGGAGAATTTTGTGAAGTTTCCTCGCTCCCAAATAAACACAAGTATGGGACAATATACCAAGAATTCTTATGATCCCGTATTGATTGAGAGGCATGAAAAGACGCAGGAATATTACTAAACCAATCTAATACATCATTTTTTGAATCCAATAGACGAATACCTGGATCCCCATATCGTAGGTGTCCTCCTACCTCATCTTGAA
It encodes:
- the nuoH gene encoding NADH-quinone oxidoreductase subunit NuoH → MNTISKSIVTLFILLICGAYMSFIERRLLGLFQNRYGPNRVGWQGLMQPIADMIKIFFKEDWIPPFSERVIFIISPTISFLSFLIIFATIPITPHWIIIDLHIGVLFFLMMAGLSVYSVLLAGWSSNNKYALLGAMRAAAQTLSYEVFIGLSIMGVVAQSGSFSLRDIIIAQKDIWNIIPQFLGFITFFLAGIAVCHRHPFDQPESEQELADGYHIEYSGMKFGLFFIGEYIGIITLSALIVTLFLGGWQGPWLPPIFWFIIKIALFVILFILIRASLPRPRYDHVMEFGWKICLPLTLLNLMITAIVILL
- the nuoI gene encoding NADH-quinone oxidoreductase subunit NuoI, whose product is MWIIGKQAFSKRETLLYPEESVNLSPRYRGRIILTRDPDGNERCVACGLCAVVCPVGCISLQKSEKEDGRWYPESFRINFSRCIFCGLCEEACPTTAIQLTPDFEMSEFKRKDLIYEKEDLLISGPGKYTDYNFYKVKGRHTPSSKDNESNTADSHPVDVRDLLP